Genomic window (Chryseobacterium sp. H1D6B):
AAGGATCATCCGAATACGTCTGTGCCGGTTCTAAAGGTGTCCTTAAGATTTCATTTTTTAAATCCTCTACTCCATTGAACGGATCAATAAGTTCACCGAAATTGTCTTTATTTAAAGAAATCGCCATTGCATTAATGGTAAAATCTCTTCTCTTCTGATCGTCTTCAAGCGTTCCCCCTTCTACCTCAGGTTTTCTGCTGTCTTCGGTATAGCTTTCTTTTCTGGCACCTACAAACTCAAGCTCCAGATCTTTATACTTGATCATCGCTGTTCCGTACGTTTTAAAGACCGAAACTTTCATTTTTGGATCAATTTCTTTAGCAACACTCCCTGCAAGCTCAATACCGCTCTGCTCAGTAACAAAATCAATATCTGTAGAAGCTTTTCTCTTCATCAATAAATCCCGAACATATCCCCCAACAATGTATACAGACTGGTTATTTCTTGAGGCAACCTCAGAAATTATTTTAAAAAGCTTTAAATTTTTATTTTGATTAAGATTAATGAGCATGTTTATTATTTAATTGAAAACCATTAAGGAATTAAATGTATCAAGTGCTGGCTCAATATTTTTAATGCCTTAATGGTTAAATGATTTTTGCAAAGATAATTAAATCTTATATTTTATTCCCGAAGAACTTTTATTCTGTTGTCACTCCATATTTTTATAACCGAAGATCCTGAATATTTTGAAACTTTTTCACGGTCTTCTTCCACTGCATAATCTACCAGATCAATAATTTCTTTGGAGACATCTGAAAATTTCAAAGGACTTTTATCCCCGCTGAAATTTGCTGAAGTAGAAACCAATGGTCTATTAAGTTTTGTGATCAGTTTTTTACAGAAATCATTCTTTACCAGACGAATACCGATACTTCCATCTTCTGCCAGCAATTCTTTCGGAAGACCTTTTGGGTTTTCATAAACAAGAGTTACTGGTTTTTCACTTAGATCCATAATTTCCCAGGCCATTTCCGGAACATCTACCAAATCCTGCAATCTCTTTTCAGTCTCCACCAAAATGATCATGGATTTGTTCTTCTCACGCTTTTTGATATCAAAGATCTTATTGACCGCTTCTACATTGGTAGCATCACATCCTAATCCCCAGATCGTATCTGTAGGATAAAGAATGGTTCCTCCGGATTTTAATATTTCGATTATTTTTTCCATAATTCAATAGGCATGCTTCAGCCCGTTCATAAAAATAAAAAATCTATTGACTTCCGCCAAAAATTACCGTCTCAAAAATTATATTTTTCAATAAATTCCTGATATTCCACTGTAAAAGTTTTCTTTTGATGATGCTTCTCCTGGTTTTTAATATAGTTTCTTACCGTATCTATCTTCGATTCTGAAACTGAAACCGCAAGATATTCATCCTGCCAGGAAAATTTTTCAGTTGTCAATTGGTTTTTATTGATCCAATGTGAAGATTCACCTTTTAATAATTGTGCAATTTTTTCTATGTTCTGCCCAGAACCTAATGAAATCAAACAATGACAATGATCTGAATAACCATTCACCATATCTAAGTAAATATCTTTTTGCGAAGCATTTTCTTTAATATGTTTCCAAACTTTTATTCTTAGATCAGGTGTATTTAAGTAGGGATTTCTATTTTTTGTGGAGAAAACGACGTGGATATAAATTTTGATAAAGGACATTGTGTTTTTTATCAAAAATAAGAATTTCTTCATCAAATTAAGTTTTGGCTGAAGCCAATTTGAAATTATGATAATATAAAAACGGGCTAAAGCCCGTTCCTATTGATGTGAAAATTATAAAAAACTGCTATTCTATTTTTTGATGACTACCTGCTTTATAATTTTTTTAGGGCAAAACCTACATATAATTGATTAAAATAAATTTCGGATCAAGCCAATCGAATTTCCGTAAAATAATAAACGGGCTGAAGCCCGTTCCTATTGATGTGAAAATGATAAAAAACTGCTATTCTATTTTTTGATGACTACCTGCTTTATAATTTTTTTAGGGTGAAACAAAATATTGCAGTGTTTCATTATTATAGACGGGCTGAAGCCCGTCTATAATAATGAACATGCCATTGGCTTCAGCCAAAACTTAACAAATTTCTTTAATTCCTATTTTACCAAAGGCAAATACCTTTCTTCAATCACTGTCAAATGATGATAATTATGCCCTACAATCAATTTTCCGATGGTTTCTACAGCGATCTCATTTCCGTTGGCATTTCCTGTATTTTTTAAAGCAGAGGGATTAAGGGTTTCAAAAAACAATTGTGAGGATTTCCTTACCAGCTTATATTCTTCTAGTAAAGAGTCTAAACTTCTTTCATTCGCAAAAGAGTTTTCAACATAATCATTTTCGTCAAAACCAGGGAGTCCGGCTTTTTCTTTTCTTGCAAATGCTAAAGCGCGGTATTGAAATATTCTTTCTGTATCAGATAAATGCAAAAGCAGTTCTTTCAGTGTCCATTTTTCTTCAGCATAGGCGAAATGAGACTGCTCTTCTGTAAGACCAGCATACAATTCAATAGTTTTTTCACCTGATGTTGTCATTTCCTTCATCCAGTTTTCTGAAGGAACCTGGTCTAAGTATCTCTGGATATATTTTTGAAATTCAGTCATATTAATATGAGTAATGAATGATGGGTAATTAGTACTATTTAATTGAATCTATGATTCTGGGTTTGTCCATTCGTAGAAATTGACGGAATCATATAATTCGAAACCGCAGGATGGATATAATTGGTTTCCGATATCATTGCTTTTGCTTGTTTCAAGCAGTACACCTGAAGCTTTTGTTGCTCTGCATAATTCTTTAGCTTCTTCAATCAGTTGTTTTGAATATCCTTTTCCTCTGTAATTTTCATTAACATACAGATCATTCAGTATCCAGTAACGTTTCATTCTGGTTGAAGAAAACAAGGGATACAGCTGGACAAAACCTATTAAAGTTCCATTTTCTTCTGCTGCAAAAATTTCAGAATCTTTATTTTCAATTCTTTCTTTTAAAAAACTTTGGGCACCCGGAATATCAGATTCTTTATGATAAAAAACTCTGTACTGATCAAATAATTCTGACAGCTGCTCTAAATCATGCAAAACTGCTTTTCTTGTATTTTTCATATCAATTAAGGGATTTATGATCGTAACTTAGAACACGCTTCAGCTTCCATTTACCGTCTTCTAAAATCCACAGATGGGTAAATTTAGCTCTCCCGGTTTTATTCCATTTTCCTTTATTAAGTCTGAAAAATTCGTGATTTCCTTCCTGTATCATGGTAGAATTCAAGATCATTGCTTATTATTGAAATATAATGAGTAAGATTACACTTATTAAATCCTTTATCGAAGACCAAACTATCCAGCTTCTTTACCGTTTTATAAAGTTCATCACTTTCCTTAACCTAAGCATATACTATTTGTCCAAAAAAGATAAAGGCCAATAAAAATCTAATCTTACTCATTATTTTATTTTATGAAAATGCTTTTTCTAAATCAGCGATCAAATCTTCTTTATCTTCGATCCCTACACTTAGACGAACCAGATCATCTGTAATACCTAATTCTGCACGTTTTTCAGCAGGAATTGAAGCGTGTGTCATTAATGCCGGGTGGTTGGCTAAGGATTCTACACCGCCTAAAGATTCAGCCAGAGTGAAAACTCTTACTTTTTCTAAAAACTTAACAGCATCTTCTTTTTTTCCTGATTTAAAAGTAAAAGAAACCATTCCTCCAGCTTCTCTCATCTGAGATTTTGCTAATTCATACTGCGGATGAGATTCTAATCCCGGATAGATTACTTTATCTACAGCAGGATGAGATTCAAGATATTTCGCTACTTCAAGTCCGTTGTCAGAGTGTCTCTGCATTCTCAATGCCAGTGTTTTAATTCCTCTTAATACCAGATAAGAATCGTGAGGGCCTAAAATACCACCGCTTGCAAATTGAATAAAGTGAAGTTTTTCTCCTAATTCAGCATCTTTTGCAATAAGTGCTCCTGCAATGACATCTGAATGACCGCCCAAATATTTTGTAGCCGAGTGCATCACGATGTCTGCCCCTAAATCTATTGGTCTTTGGATATACGGCGTTGCAAAAGTATTATCAACAGCAACCAGGATATCTTTTCCTTTTGCTATTTCTACAACTGCTTTAATATCTACAAGCTTCATTAACGGATTAGTTGGTGTTTCAATCCAGATCAGCTTTGTTTTATCTGTAATAACATCATTAATCTTTGAAACATCATCAAAATTCACGAAAGTAAATTTCAACTGATATTTCTCAAAAAGTCTTGTGAACATTCTGTAGGTACCGCCGTATAAATCATCTACAGCAACAACCTCATCACCTGGATTTAATAATTTTAAAACACAGTCTATCGCGGCAAGACCGGAACCGAAAGCCAGGCCTCTTGCTCCATTTTCAATACTAGCCAGAGAATCTTCCAATGCCTGACGTGTAGGGTTTGCCGCTCTTGAATATTCATAACCGGAATGAACTCCCGGGCTTTTCTGTGCAAATGTGGAAGTTAAAAAAACAGGAACATTTACAGAACCTGTTGCAGACTCATGATGCTGCCCTCCGTGAATAACTTTTGTATTAAAATTCATGATTTAAAATTTAACAATTAATAAGGTAACAATTTAACAATAATAATGCCCTTAATGAGAACACTTTTAAATTATTACACTTTGTATTTTTACATTTTTATTGCTGATTTTACAGCAAATTCCTCTGCAATTTCTTCCATCCACTGAGCAACATCTTCTTCTCCGGTAGCTCGCTGGTAGGTATTTCCTAAAGAAACTAAAATCTGGTGAATAAACATTTTCATCTGGTCAACAGGCATTTCTTTTGTCCAAAGATCAATTCTCAATGCTTCCATCTTTTTCTCATCCCAAACGGAAATCATCGTTGCTTTAGTTTCTTCTTTTTCAATACCGCCGTCTTCAGCATTCCAAGTGATCGTTTCTGGAATGTGGTTTTCATCCAGCTCTACATCTATCGTTATTTGAGTCTTTCTCATATCAATTCTAAAATTTTTCCGCAAAGTTAATACTTCTTAAGCTTATCTAAAATTTCTATGAAGTTATCTTCATCAGGAAAAGGAGTATTAAAGTTAAAAATCTTTCCTTCCGGGTCTATAATAATGAATCTTGGAATAGACTGGATTTTGTATTTATTCATAAACTGTTCTGCATTTTGCAGCCAGTACTGCGGAATATTAGATGGTTTTGTTTTTAAATAGTTCAGCCATTTTGATTTATCCTGATCCAGGCTTATAGAAATAAATTGAATATTACTGTAATATCTATACTGATGACTTCTGGTTTCAAATACAGGACGGATCTGTTTACACGGTCCGCACCAGCTTGCCCAAAAATCTACCACAACATATTTCCCTCTGTATTTTGAGAACTTCTCTGATACTTCTTTATTATTTGAAAGGACAAGATCCGGAAATGAAGAGCCTTTTTGAGAGCTGTTGATCTGCTCAATTTTAGAGAAAAGCAGCTGTTTATAATCTTTATTCTTAATGGTATTGATCTCAGCGGCAAAAAGGCTGTTTCTGGATGTACTGTCTGTTTCCAGCTCTATACTTTTCGCTAGATGTTTTGCCATCAGCTGGTCTTTGGCTTTACCTTCCTTCAGGGCATTGATCTTTACAAAAAGAATGCTGTCTGGATTGGAAAGCTGGTCTTTTTCAGTTAACATCTCATCAAGCTTATACTGAAGATAGCTGTCATTTTTACTTAAAAGCTGTGCGGGGTTTTGAATATTCCCATTCAGGTCGCTTAAAAATGATTTAGGAGGTGCAAACCTTGGGTCATTCCAAGAGGTCATTTTTCGGTAGGCATTGATTTCATTTAAATACTGAATCGCCAGCAGCTGTCTTCTATAGGTTTTATAGTCTTCTGAAAGTGCGTTGTTTTCCGGATCTGCAAAAACATCGAGTATTCTTTTGCTGGATTTCCAGTCGGACTGTGCAAGATCATAAAACTTCTGCGGATTGTCATTATAATTCTGCTCTTCCAAAGCGTACATAAATTCTCTTCCGAAATAGTTTTCTGTATTTTGATAATACAGATCTGCTTTTCTATTTGAATTTACGGAAGATCTAAGATCCAAACTGTTACATTGAATAGTAAAATCAAACCAGTCGCCGCCTGCCATTACAAGATCAAGTTTTTTATTTCCAAATTCTAAAGTATATTCATCCAGCGGAAGATTTTCTGTGGTCGTCCAGTTAAAATAATTATTTTTCACAGCGGCGGCTCCTATTCTTTTATGAAAATCTTTAGAATAAATTTTTACTGAATCTATCTTAAGGTCAGTCTGTAATTTTCCTTTAATTGATATTCCCGTCCCTTCGCTCTGATAAGGTTTTGGTTTCTCAAGCATATAAAATACTCCCGCCGCGGTTATCAGAAAAAGCGAAGAAAATACTATTTTCTTTTTATCCTTTAAAAAAGCATTTTTAAACCCTTTTCTGCTGTACCAAAAATATCCTGTTATTAAGAATACAACCATCCAGAATAAGCTCATATATTCCGAAAAAGAGATAAAATTGTTCAGGCTTTTAATATTGGGAGCATTCCAAAATATGTATAAAGAGCTGTACGGATTAAAGAAATAAGCTTCTTTTTGTACCAGTGAAGCAATATTAGATCCCAGCCCTAAAATTCCTATAAGAAAAGACCATATAAATCCTTGGAAAGCAACAGAAATACATAATTGAAGTGCGGCTATTCCTAAAGTAAGCATACAGACCCTGACATAAGTTTTTAAGATCCACAGCGTATCAAAATCAAGTATTTTAGCAGGATTGGGATGTATATAATAATCGATTGAAGATAATAAAATGTTGAAAACAAAATAGGATGCAACACATAAAAATCCCAGAAAGACCAGAGTAATATATTTTGAAAGATAAAGCTGAAACTTCCCGACAGGCTGAGTTTCCATAAGCTGCCAGCCGTTATTTTTATGATCTGTCTGGGCAATTCTGTTCGCGGCAACGATAATAAACAGGAGCAGTATAAAAAAAACAAAATATTTAATGCTTTCCCCTCCAATTGATTCTTCAAAAATTGAATAACTCAGTTCTCCCTCTTTTACCAATTCTGATGAGAAAAGACCATTAAAAAAGCCCACTAAAGGAATCAGACCACCTAAAATAAGAGCAATATAAATCAGCCCCAACCCTTTTATTTTCAGCCATTCTGTTCCGGCTGCAGTAATTAATTTATTCATGTTGTGTCTTTTTAATTTTTTGTAATTTCCATAAACCAGTCTTCTAATCCGCCGCTGCTCTTGATTTCAAAAATCTCAGCATTATTCATTACCAGTTGCTTTACAAGTCCTGCAATATCTTCTTTTGATTCTACCGTAATTTCTAAAGCATTTTCATCTATCAGTCTGGAAGCATAATGCTCGGGAATTTCTTGTATAAAATGAGCAGCATTATTCATACTTATTTTAATATGATTATATCTGTACAGCTCATTCAGGTCTTTTATACTTCCTGTAAATTTTATTTTACCGTGCGAAATAATAGCAAGATGGGTAATCATTTTTTCAATCTCCTGCAGCAGGTGGCTTGAGATAAATATGGTCACTCCTTCTTCTCTATTAAGTTTAATTAGAAGTTCACGTATTTCCATCATCCCATTAGGATCTAATCCATTTACAGGTTCATCAAGAATCAGCAGTTCAGGTTTTCCCAGCAGTGTCATAGCTATAGCGAGCCTCTGTTTCATTCCCAGAGAATATCTTTTCATCTTCATATTTCTGCTTTCCCACAAATCTACAAGATGCAGTACCCTTTCGCATTCTGATTCTGGAAGATTTCTGAGCCTGGAAATGACAAGCAGATTATCCCAGCCTGATAAATGGTCATAAAAAGCGGCGGAATCAATGAGGCTTCCAATTTTATTAAACCCTTCCGGATAAAGGCCTGACAAATTTTGACCAAAAATCTTCACTGTGTTACTGTCATCAGGGATACTTCCTATAAGAAGTTTCATCGTGGTAGATTTTCCAGCACCGTTTGCGCCCAGAAAACCAAAAATACTCCCCTTTGGAACTGAAAGATCAATGTTTTTAAGAACCGGCTTATGTTTGGAAAATTCAAAATTCAAATTCCGGATATCAATTATATTCTCCATAATGTGTTTGCTATTTAAAGCAAATATATAAAATAAATAGTATTATGCAATACAAAGTAGCTTGTTTTTCATATCATAAAAAAAAACCTTCAGAAAAATTCTGAAGGTCTACTTATTTATTATGTTTTTATTAAAGTTTAGGTTTGTACCCTGATTCATTGAAAATTTTGGTTGTATCCATTTTAAGGAAATCAGCCAGTTTAGTATCAGGTTTCTGTTTAAAATATTCTTTACAGATCTGCCATCCTGTAAAAATTCCGATCTGAGGTGAAGATTCGTTGTCAATTTCAGTATAGAATTTAGAAAACGGTCCCGGCGAAATAAACCGTTCCTGCAGTCTATGGTCATCTCCGAAAATCAGATTGTTTTCTACGAAATAATTCCAGACATTGGCCTCATTACCCACTGCCCAGTCGTATTGTTTTTTTGTATAGTTCATTTTAAGATAATCTGGGAAATTTGGTAAAAAGGCATCCTGAAGAATCATAATTTTACCGTTAAGAACCAATTGGTCTATAAATTTCTGATGATCTGAAGATTCTGTCACTATGTTTTCTGCAAAGATCTGTGATACTTTTGGGACTATATTCTGCGGATTCATCGATTTTTGAAAATACAATTCTAATCCTCTATAATTAGCGTTTCCATCTCCCATAAATCCTGTAATATCTATGAACAGAAGATTTCCTTTTGAATCATAAAATATGGGATCCTGAACCATCTGCAGTGCTGATGAAAAAAGATATACTTTCGGACTCTTGAACTGAGGGAAATAATATTTTATATGAGAGAACAGCTCCTGAAGTTCTTTTTGAAGCTTTTTCTGGTCGATTTTTGATACTGCTTCTTTATAAATTTTTATTTCTTCAGCATCTGTTCTTCTTTTCACAAAATCTTCATCGCTCACTGTTCCCTGAAACCAAGGAAACTGAGCTTTAAACTTCTCCAATGGAACGTTTTGATCATAGAACTCTTTGGAAATGTCTGTGACCGCCAATTTTTCTGCAGGGCTTTTTACTTCTACATTCCATTGGTTCTGGGATTCTTTTTTGCATGAAGCAAGACTCGCTGCTAAAATGAAAGAAACTGTTATAATTCTAAAAATCTTCATTATTTTTACATGAAATTTAAGTCAACAAAAATAACGATTAAAAACACAATTTAATGATGAAAAAGAAAATATTTATAATGCTCGGTTTCGTCACGGCACTTCCTTTTTTTCAGAGTCAAAAGCTGAATTTCAAGGATAAAAACCTAGAAAAAGCAGTGTTAGAAAATTTTGACCTTAACAAAAACGGATCTCTCGAGCAGCTGGAAGCCGATATGATTACGAACCTTTTTTTAGTTCAAAAAGGTATTGCTTCAACAGATGATCTAAGTTTCTTCAAAAATGCTAAAATGATTGTTCTGGATGATAATACAATTCCGAATGCTTTTGTAAAAAATCTTCCTAATCTTCAGCTTTTTTCATGCACCGGCTGTAAAATATCTATTTTTAAAGCTGAAAATCTCAACACTTTGGCATCATTGTATCTCGATAATAATCTTATTGAAAATATTTCGTTGAAAGACCTTCCAAGGATTGACCAATTAACTTTATCTTTAAATAAATTAAAATCGATTGACTTAATTCCACTTAAGAATTTAAGAAAATTAAATCTTGAACACAATCAAATTCAAAAGCTGGATATCTCTGGAAATCCGCAGCTTCAGACCTTAAATTTAGGAGGAAATAAAATAAAAGAATCAGATATAAAAAAAGGATCTGCAGCTGGTCTTACTATTTTCGGAACTGCACAGGAATAATTAATTAACCGCAAATAATGATAGAAACGAAAAGATTAATATTAAGAAAAATCCTCAATACTGATGCCGAGAGGCTGTTTCTTCTCGACTCTAATCCTGAAGTCATGAAGTATGTCGGCGTTCCTGTGTTAAATGAAATAAAAGAATCTGAAAAGAGTATTAAAATGATCCAGCAGCAGTATATTGTCAACGGAGTAGGAAGACTGGCCGTTATTGAAAAGGAGAGCAATTTACTGATCGGCTGGAGCGGTTTAAAACTTCTTACTGAAGAGATAAACGGTTATAATAATGTCTACGAACTAGGCTACCGTTTTCTTCCTGAATCTTGGGGGAAAGGATATGCTGTAGAGGCGGCGGAAGCTTCTTTAGAATATGGTTTTAACGTATTAAAAGCAGATACAATCTATGCTAATGCCCATTCTGAAAATGGAGCCTCAAACCATATTTTGAAAAAGATAGGCTTTGAAAAAACTGGAGAGTTTACTGAACCGGACGGATTATGTTTCTGGTATGAATTAAAAAAAAAATATCTCTAAAACTAATGATTATACTGTTGCTGAAAACTAGATTTTCAATTTGTGATTATTATAGGCGATGAAAATTACGGCCCTAAGTTTGGATACAAAAAATCCAGTAAATTTGGAATTTCTTTTCCACCTGAAGTTCCTGAAGAAAACGGAACGGCTAAGATCTGGTAAAAGAAAACTTAAAAATATAAAAAGGATGGTAAAAATATCCTAAAGAATTTGGAATAGACTAAAAAATAAATAAACAATGCAGACACAGAAAGTAATAGATCATATTGTAAACTGGCTGAAAGAATACGCTGTAAAAGCAAATGTAAACGGTTATGTAATCGGAGTTTCAGGAGGAGTAGATTCTGGAGTAGTTTCTACATTAGCAGCGATGACAGGAATGAAAACACTGTTAATCGAAATGCCGATCCGCCAGAAAGAAGACCAAGTAAACCGTGCCTGGGAACATATGAATGATCTAAAATCAAAATTCTCTAACGTAGAAGTGA
Coding sequences:
- a CDS encoding L-threonylcarbamoyladenylate synthase, translating into MEKIIEILKSGGTILYPTDTIWGLGCDATNVEAVNKIFDIKKREKNKSMIILVETEKRLQDLVDVPEMAWEIMDLSEKPVTLVYENPKGLPKELLAEDGSIGIRLVKNDFCKKLITKLNRPLVSTSANFSGDKSPLKFSDVSKEIIDLVDYAVEEDREKVSKYSGSSVIKIWSDNRIKVLRE
- the tnpA gene encoding IS200/IS605 family transposase — translated: MKKFLFLIKNTMSFIKIYIHVVFSTKNRNPYLNTPDLRIKVWKHIKENASQKDIYLDMVNGYSDHCHCLISLGSGQNIEKIAQLLKGESSHWINKNQLTTEKFSWQDEYLAVSVSESKIDTVRNYIKNQEKHHQKKTFTVEYQEFIEKYNF
- a CDS encoding DinB family protein, with translation MTEFQKYIQRYLDQVPSENWMKEMTTSGEKTIELYAGLTEEQSHFAYAEEKWTLKELLLHLSDTERIFQYRALAFARKEKAGLPGFDENDYVENSFANERSLDSLLEEYKLVRKSSQLFFETLNPSALKNTGNANGNEIAVETIGKLIVGHNYHHLTVIEERYLPLVK
- a CDS encoding GNAT family N-acetyltransferase encodes the protein MKNTRKAVLHDLEQLSELFDQYRVFYHKESDIPGAQSFLKERIENKDSEIFAAEENGTLIGFVQLYPLFSSTRMKRYWILNDLYVNENYRGKGYSKQLIEEAKELCRATKASGVLLETSKSNDIGNQLYPSCGFELYDSVNFYEWTNPES
- a CDS encoding cystathionine gamma-synthase; the encoded protein is MNFNTKVIHGGQHHESATGSVNVPVFLTSTFAQKSPGVHSGYEYSRAANPTRQALEDSLASIENGARGLAFGSGLAAIDCVLKLLNPGDEVVAVDDLYGGTYRMFTRLFEKYQLKFTFVNFDDVSKINDVITDKTKLIWIETPTNPLMKLVDIKAVVEIAKGKDILVAVDNTFATPYIQRPIDLGADIVMHSATKYLGGHSDVIAGALIAKDAELGEKLHFIQFASGGILGPHDSYLVLRGIKTLALRMQRHSDNGLEVAKYLESHPAVDKVIYPGLESHPQYELAKSQMREAGGMVSFTFKSGKKEDAVKFLEKVRVFTLAESLGGVESLANHPALMTHASIPAEKRAELGITDDLVRLSVGIEDKEDLIADLEKAFS
- the gldC gene encoding gliding motility protein GldC; translation: MRKTQITIDVELDENHIPETITWNAEDGGIEKEETKATMISVWDEKKMEALRIDLWTKEMPVDQMKMFIHQILVSLGNTYQRATGEEDVAQWMEEIAEEFAVKSAIKM
- a CDS encoding thioredoxin-like domain-containing protein — translated: MNKLITAAGTEWLKIKGLGLIYIALILGGLIPLVGFFNGLFSSELVKEGELSYSIFEESIGGESIKYFVFFILLLFIIVAANRIAQTDHKNNGWQLMETQPVGKFQLYLSKYITLVFLGFLCVASYFVFNILLSSIDYYIHPNPAKILDFDTLWILKTYVRVCMLTLGIAALQLCISVAFQGFIWSFLIGILGLGSNIASLVQKEAYFFNPYSSLYIFWNAPNIKSLNNFISFSEYMSLFWMVVFLITGYFWYSRKGFKNAFLKDKKKIVFSSLFLITAAGVFYMLEKPKPYQSEGTGISIKGKLQTDLKIDSVKIYSKDFHKRIGAAAVKNNYFNWTTTENLPLDEYTLEFGNKKLDLVMAGGDWFDFTIQCNSLDLRSSVNSNRKADLYYQNTENYFGREFMYALEEQNYNDNPQKFYDLAQSDWKSSKRILDVFADPENNALSEDYKTYRRQLLAIQYLNEINAYRKMTSWNDPRFAPPKSFLSDLNGNIQNPAQLLSKNDSYLQYKLDEMLTEKDQLSNPDSILFVKINALKEGKAKDQLMAKHLAKSIELETDSTSRNSLFAAEINTIKNKDYKQLLFSKIEQINSSQKGSSFPDLVLSNNKEVSEKFSKYRGKYVVVDFWASWCGPCKQIRPVFETRSHQYRYYSNIQFISISLDQDKSKWLNYLKTKPSNIPQYWLQNAEQFMNKYKIQSIPRFIIIDPEGKIFNFNTPFPDEDNFIEILDKLKKY
- a CDS encoding ABC transporter ATP-binding protein, with protein sequence MENIIDIRNLNFEFSKHKPVLKNIDLSVPKGSIFGFLGANGAGKSTTMKLLIGSIPDDSNTVKIFGQNLSGLYPEGFNKIGSLIDSAAFYDHLSGWDNLLVISRLRNLPESECERVLHLVDLWESRNMKMKRYSLGMKQRLAIAMTLLGKPELLILDEPVNGLDPNGMMEIRELLIKLNREEGVTIFISSHLLQEIEKMITHLAIISHGKIKFTGSIKDLNELYRYNHIKISMNNAAHFIQEIPEHYASRLIDENALEITVESKEDIAGLVKQLVMNNAEIFEIKSSGGLEDWFMEITKN
- a CDS encoding gliding motility protein GldB, with the translated sequence MKIFRIITVSFILAASLASCKKESQNQWNVEVKSPAEKLAVTDISKEFYDQNVPLEKFKAQFPWFQGTVSDEDFVKRRTDAEEIKIYKEAVSKIDQKKLQKELQELFSHIKYYFPQFKSPKVYLFSSALQMVQDPIFYDSKGNLLFIDITGFMGDGNANYRGLELYFQKSMNPQNIVPKVSQIFAENIVTESSDHQKFIDQLVLNGKIMILQDAFLPNFPDYLKMNYTKKQYDWAVGNEANVWNYFVENNLIFGDDHRLQERFISPGPFSKFYTEIDNESSPQIGIFTGWQICKEYFKQKPDTKLADFLKMDTTKIFNESGYKPKL
- a CDS encoding leucine-rich repeat domain-containing protein, with product MMKKKIFIMLGFVTALPFFQSQKLNFKDKNLEKAVLENFDLNKNGSLEQLEADMITNLFLVQKGIASTDDLSFFKNAKMIVLDDNTIPNAFVKNLPNLQLFSCTGCKISIFKAENLNTLASLYLDNNLIENISLKDLPRIDQLTLSLNKLKSIDLIPLKNLRKLNLEHNQIQKLDISGNPQLQTLNLGGNKIKESDIKKGSAAGLTIFGTAQE
- a CDS encoding GNAT family N-acetyltransferase is translated as MIETKRLILRKILNTDAERLFLLDSNPEVMKYVGVPVLNEIKESEKSIKMIQQQYIVNGVGRLAVIEKESNLLIGWSGLKLLTEEINGYNNVYELGYRFLPESWGKGYAVEAAEASLEYGFNVLKADTIYANAHSENGASNHILKKIGFEKTGEFTEPDGLCFWYELKKKYL